The following DNA comes from Erigeron canadensis isolate Cc75 chromosome 3, C_canadensis_v1, whole genome shotgun sequence.
ACTATGGAACCTTGGAAAAAATCTGTCAAAGTCGGTTTAATTGGTTAACTCATGTCAAAACTGTGTCAGAATGGTCAAACTTTTGAAGTACTGTTGATATGTTTGGAGTATCTCAAAGATTATCTTTATGTTTTTAATCTATTTCTATACACATAAtttcaaaagttatttttatataaaaaattgtgATTTCGAGTAACAATTTTTGCAACCTTCCCGTAAATGGGTTGATAATTAAGCTTTTATTGATTATGATACAGAAGAACAATTTACAATGGAATGTGGCAACCATTTTATAGAATAAAATTGATGGTTCAGCTAGTTTGTAAGCTTGTTTGTAGCATCTTCGTAGGCTCTAATTTCTCAACTCTTAAAATGAACTAGTCTTCAATAATTCATTAGAGACAGCCCGTTGGATGTTGTATGCCAGATGCAGTCCCGGCAGCATAGGCACATGATGACATCACTTGTTGATCACCATTGCCACGAATGTAGTTTAGGTTTACATCTTGTAGTCTTATTGCACTGCATGGGTTCCCCTGGCTACAATCCAGTTTCACTGCAACTTGACTGGCTGATGTTCCGTGGATATCCTGATACACTACGTTACTGATCTTTATTCCTGACACCTGATTGGGGCAGTTATTGTTATTCGGGCAGTACCTTTGTTCAATGATAATCGGATTTTGAACGTTGACCATGGTCAGATGCTGGAAAAGAACACCAGTTACAAATCCATGGCTAGCCCTTGCCCATGTCTTTATTCTCACACCATTCTGAGTTCCTCGaaaagttgctgttgtcactgTTACGTTTTTGACACCTGGTTCATCTAATTCCCATCCTAGACTCCCAATGCTATATAGACAACAAAAATGCATACATATCATCTAGTAACTCAAATTGGAGCTGTTTTATAATCAAAGTTATGTAAATACAATTAGTACCTGATACCATGACCTGGACCACAAGCCACCTTTTCTATCCAGAGATTACTGTTACCAGGACCTATAGAGATACAATCATCCCCTGTTGCAACTTTAGTACTCGATATGGTGACATCAGTCGACGCCATTAAGTGAATTCCATCTGTGTTAGGACTAACACTAGCTGCTGATATACTTACTCCCTGTAATTTGACTGTCGTGCATGCGTCTAACAGAATGTGGAACTTCTGGCTGTTTACCGACTTCAACCCGCTTATCACTATGTTCTTCGAATTGTATATTCCTAGAGTCTGCATACAACCATATCCTTAAAACAATTAATCAGTTCTTTACTCTATACTTAACCGTTTACACCTTTATATTTCAATCCTTAAACACATATATTAGTtttactattttacccttaatatatataatttatatataggttttggTTCAAATAAAACTAATATTGAAGCAAGGTTCATGTGAAACAAGTATTAAAGCATGTACCGTGGCTCCTTCCGGACAGCTTTTGTGGGAGGTTTTGCAGGACCAAAGAGAACCCCCTCTGGCATCAAGCGTACCGCCAGAAATGGTAACATGGTTCACTCTATGAAATCTGATCCAGTCACCAGAGCTGGCAATGGCGTCATAGTTAGAAGGAGCAACAAGGGTGCCATAAATGCGTATCGTGATGGCACTACTATAGCATCTTTCACCAGCAAAAGTAATGGGAGTTGCTATTAAGTAGTTCCCCGTGGGCACGTATATTGTGGCTGACTTGGTTGTGGAACATGCAGCAGACCAAGCACCGAGAAAGGCCTTCGTGCAATCCGTGTAGCCATTTCCTTTGGCTCCAAAACTTGTCACATTGTATGTAGCCGTTCCTGCTTCAGCTGATGAGACTAGAAAAATGATGACAAGAAAAATAGTTTTCAGGTTATACATGTTTaatcaaaagaaagatgaagagAAAAGTGAGTGCGAATGCGAAATGTGtatttacatataatatatgcaaatatatacatagataatAATGATAAAGATATTagtataatgataatgataaatgataataagacttaataaaaagaataagaataagaatCCTAATAATAATAGCAGGATATATTTGATTAGTAATTGTGATTAGTTCATGCATTACAAAAATGACAAAGTGATACGAGAGTTTGCATAAGTTGGCAGATCGTGCATATTTAGTCTATGTAACCAAATAATCCTACAATGAAATTGCTTGTAATGTATGATAACTATATTTATGAATTATGTTCATTAAAGTCATAGGATAATGATCAATATTAGTAGCATAAGAACAGGAAAGCCATGTGGCCCTATATAGAAATCACGTTTTGAGTTTCTGAATTATGTGTAATTATCAAAGATAAAGCTAAAAACTCATGAAACTAACTTTAGAATGTCTAATTTTTTTAACCATTGTGTAATTGACTACTTCAAACACTATATAATTTTGCAAAACcgatatatatctaaaatgtaACTAGAAGATGACTTTGAAGATATATTAAGACTCTGCTTACCCAAACATCATCCATGAAAGAATTTCATCGGTTCGGATCAATGTGTCTAATCCAATACAACAATATTACAGCAAAATCATTATTATAGGAATGTATAGTTTCatcttaaaactttaaaaccCAAGGGTTAGTTACGATAAACGAGGCGTCTTTCAATATTAATGTACATCAGGAGACATACCCGGAAACACAACACATCATGTACCTCTCTTGTATATTATACATAGACTATATGCAAACTTGATTTCCAAAACAGCTTATTCAGGAGCCCTTTGAACTAATTAGACCCCGGGGAAATCTCTTTTTGGGGCATCATGACTTGATTGCCACATTCTGTGACTCGGAATACCCCAGAAGCATAAACATACTCACACTTGATTTATATAGCTAGACCCCACGATCAGATCATGATTTAGATATTGTGTACAATCATGATACATTAGTCTCGTGACGGTCTCGCTCAAAAACTGTGATTTCTCCATTCCAGCAGCACGTAGCAACTACATTTGATATGACAGGATGGAATGCCACAGCTATGAGATCGCCTGTTTTGGTGTTGTAGAAGTAAATGCAACCATCTGAGGAGCCACAGACGAGCTCTTTTCCCATCCAGGCTGAATTTACATTTGATGGGAAACCCGGAAACACCATGGTCTTCGTACCTTTTGTACTTATCAAGACTAAAGGGAGGTTTGGAAGAAAAGATTGCTATGTAATTTCCATTTGATTGCACCACAAAATACTGATCGTGTGGATGATGTCGTATACATGGAGAGGTGTAAGCTTCCACATAGATCTGAAGAAGACAACAAAAATCTTAGTTTCACCAAAGTGCATTGTAACAAAAGAGACAACCGAAGTATTGGATCAAAAAAAGGATAGCTTTAGGTGTGGGTCGAAATAGGCTGGCTGACATGCGATATATGCTAACAGAAAAACTATATGATAAATCTATTATGAGGTTTTTATGCATTCAGATAACATTTGGAATGCCCTCCACCTCGGTTGACCTGTTTCCTTTCGAGTTATGTATATATTAGCCTAACATATTTGGCCTATTTaaggtaaaaaataaataaaaacataacccATGTAGTCCATTTGCAAGTACATTTTAGTCAAAATCAACACCTCTGAACATGGGTAGAAGGTAAAGAACCgtaaaatacatatacattatCACGCTGTACCTAAGACCATGATGATATCAAGTACAAATAATGTATCTCAGCCTCTTCCAATTATCAAGATCCTCTTGGCCATGGTCAAATAACATATAGATTAGCAAGTTCCATACATATGTTTCAAGAATAAATCAACTGTAGACATCATAAGAGAAGCTAAGGCCGGGCACCACCAGAGCCATATACACTAATCTAACAGAACCTAAAAAACTACATAAAAAATTTTAGGTGACATAATGGCAGATTGAGTAAACTTCGCAAAATTAGGTTTGGGTCCTACAGATAAAGTTTTTAGGACGAATCAAAAATAGGTTGGGTTAACCCCTCCACACTTTTTGTTATATTACAAGAACTATTTTCATCTCATGACCCAATTATTTTGGAACGGAAAATGCATTAAGCAAGTTATGAAGTGTAAACGTTTGAGTATGCTATGGTTGACTTTTTTAAACCAATCCACCCTTTTGACCATTTAATGGGTTGAAATTGGTCCATGATGAAGCAATTTCAGAAGCTCGTTAGCCAGAGCAAAGTTGTGAAAGTCGCTAGGCGCTCCTAGGTAGGTTGACTAGGGAGTTGGGAGTACTCGGGTCTATGCGGGAAGTACTGGAGGGGGAGGGAGAGGGGGGGGGGTTTCAAAGCCGTCAAGGAGGGAGTACTCGGAGTAAATCGGCCGACGCGGGTCAACTCAACGCCCTACCTTGTAGCGAGTACTCGGGGAGTTTTGTGACAGTGAGCCAGAGAAAGTACTTTGGCCTAAGCCATTTACGTCACACTTTGTAGTTTGTAACCAAGAACTATGGAAGATTGAGTTAACAACTCGTAGGACCAAACTAAGTGATGCTCCATAAAGGGTTGACTTTCAAATACATATGCATACAGAGACACAAACATGTGTTAGTATACAACTATACATAGGTTCGAATTAGAGTGCATATACAGACTTACATACTTGCATAAATAGACACACATattttaatacatgttttctgCGCCAGTTATATATCCCACAGTGATTGAGTGACATTATTAATTGATCTTATCATAACTGACAAAACTGCAAGTCTGTGTGTAAAGCAAAGTCAGTTGAGCATATACCTGGTTTGATAAAGGAACCTCTCTTAAGACATCCCATACGATAATAGTGTTCTCGCTAATGTTGCTTCTGGTTTCATCACTGGAAGAAATAAACCATCTTGTATCGTTCATGAACTCCAAATCGAGAATCGGACCAAGGCCACGAAAATACTGATTCACTGCATTCCCAGTTCTAATATCCCATAACCGAATGAGGCCTTTTGATCCCCCAGATAAAAAGAGATTGAAGTTATTAGGATGAAATTTAGCAACTCCAACAACCTGATCTTCCTTAAATACACCTACGGGCGGTCGTCCGTCGTCGTAAAGTAGTCCCCGCGAAGCTTTCGGGGAGTCTTTAAGCCTTTATCAACATCGATTAATCTTGATGTGCAATCATATCCACAAGAGAGTAAAGAAAGACCTTGCTCTGACCACTGGATGTCTTTTACTGCTGCAGTATGAAGGTTGAATACCCGAGCTTTCTTCTCTTCTGTGCTCCACACATTCCATACATTGATGGAAGACATACTAGCAGATGCAAGCAGATGAGCTGCAAACTATCATAGTGAGCACATCAGAACAGTAAGCATCAACTCTGAATATCACTTTAAATTCAGTTAGTACTCGTAAGGAAtacagaaaacaaaaaaaatagaaagtaaAGCAAATAACACAACACTAAAGTAAAACATCCTAGTTTACTAGAGGTGGAAAAATGGATGGATGGGTGGGAGGAACTGGGACAATGGGTCAAAATGAATTTGGATTAATACAAGGTTTATTATTCGGCACAGGCCAGATCTGACCGATCCAAAATGCTTTCTGTCAACAACGTTTTTGTGCTATGATGTCTGTTAACCATGCTTACAGAGTTATATCCATCTGATAGTAATCTAATCTTTGCAATAAATGGATTTAGATGGTTTTGTCATTTATGCATTAGAAACTTTGGGTGATGCTGGACTTGTATGACACATTAAGCTGTTACCATGTAGGCTACCCATGCGTTCCATTGGAGATAAAATATTAACTCCACTAAACCCAATCATTAGTAGATGGGTTGAAACTCAAAACCACCACCTCTAAATTTAACCTCCATAAAAAACTATATCCAACTAAAAAGCATATGATCAATCACAAATCAGCATGGGTTGTGGTAGACTTGTCAACAGATTAAAGTACCAACTATCAAGCTAAGTTCATTTCTCATGAATTCGATGAAAAGAGTTATATCTGATTTTGAGAACCAAAATAGAGTAAGTATTAGCTGAATTAGCCAATGCAATTCAGGTAATCGTATACTAGAATTTCAATAATCATGAGTTGATCTCTTTATCTGGCATGGAGGTCAGACATGTATGTACAAAGTCTAGTCATACGCCACTGTCAATAAGCTGGCTTTATAAGGGTTTCAAAAAGAGCTACATGATCCAAGACTTGATAGAAGAAACAGGATACTCCTGAAACTGTTCTGTTCAATAATGTCAAAACAACACTTACAATAAGTTTGTGACCATTGTATCGCATTCACAGCCTTTGTATGGCCAATAAAGGGTGTGGACATCCTCTCAaatgtactgccagaattagcATAGCCTTGTGTTCGATACCTCAACGATGACAAAATGTCTTTCCTAGCCTTATATATGAATCTGAGATACTTCCATAAACtgaaatttataaacaaaatgaaaacaaatcatGAATGACCTCATGAACACACTTTATTTCATATAGATTAGATGACCACATACTTAAGCAAATAAGGAAGACTATACGAACTGGATTTCCCATTGCTAAACATAGTTTGTTCCATAAGGATCTCAACATAGTTCCTGAGCGGTCCAGACATTATCATATAAAACACTTGGCAATAATCAAATTGTTGAATTGCTTTGAATGcattttatctataaatatatatacatacacacacataaaaaGATCGAGGACACTTTATTGCTTGGATAAAACAAATGTAGCAATAAAATTCAATTGTAAACCTTATACATCTTTTTAGTTCCAAAGTCTTTCTGCTAAAAAAAGTGCCATGTTGTTCTTATGGCCGATCCCACTTAAGGGGTGGTTGGTAtgagtgaatcaaagagaatggaaatgtaatagagaatgaatatagtgaAAAGAGAataagtatttggaaagagaatcgaTTCCGTGGTTTGGTAcaagcagagaatgaatatataaaaaatactaaattttaaataataatcaaatttaatacatataacatcactaaaacaaaaaaaaaatttaaattcccatcaattctctacatttcatagagaattgaaggaatggaatcgattccctattctcgattacctttcttattctccattacaaccaaacatgacaagtgtttctcattccatttccacCCTTTCCATTTCATTGTACTAAACACCCCCTTAGGTGGGTTGGTCATAAGGTTTCCCTTAATGGGTTCTTTGTGTGGAGGTCAGGGGTTCAAACCCCGTGGTGTACACAAGCACagaatttaatatttttataataaagacAGAGTCCGAACATCTTAATAGATTACGATAAAAAGAAACCAACTTTAATGTTGTCAAAGATTGCATTATTTTAAAATCTAATCTTACAAATCGTAACTAAAAACACAATCTGCTTAGCAGGTCGCTAACCCTTACTCAATCATCTGTAGACTTATAACAAGAATCTAACTAAAGCTTGTCCCTTTtagatataaacataaaactcaTACTCTGTAAATAATAAGTATTGTCTCCACATGTAATCACTTTCCTAAACTTATCAATAAACCTtaattatatcatttcacataaaGACCCGTTATGAAAGCTGAAAGACGCAAGCTGAGAGACAGAACCTCGGGAAGAAAAAGTCTTTTATTTTCAACCAATAAAAACAATAGTCAAACTTTGAATACATTTACACACACGTTTTCAGTCttctattgaaaaaaaaaaaaacaacaaagacACTTCAGAATCTTACAAACATTAcagggtgtttggcctagcttattTATGAGGGCTAATTACTTTTTTAGCTTATATTTCACAAGATAAGTCATTtgggtgtttggcctagcttattGAATATAAGCATTTGGGCTTATATAAGCTTCTCCAAC
Coding sequences within:
- the LOC122594247 gene encoding polygalacturonase-like gives rise to the protein MYNLKTIFLVIIFLVSSAEAGTATYNVTSFGAKGNGYTDCTKAFLGAWSAACSTTKSATIYVPTGNYLIATPITFAGERCYSSAITIRIYGTLVAPSNYDAIASSGDWIRFHRVNHVTISGGTLDARGGSLWSCKTSHKSCPEGATTLGIYNSKNIVISGLKSVNSQKFHILLDACTTVKLQGVSISAASVSPNTDGIHLMASTDVTISSTKVATGDDCISIGPGNSNLWIEKVACGPGHGISIGSLGWELDEPGVKNVTVTTATFRGTQNGVRIKTWARASHGFVTGVLFQHLTMVNVQNPIIIEQRYCPNNNNCPNQVSGIKISNVVYQDIHGTSASQVAVKLDCSQGNPCSAIRLQDVNLNYIRGNGDQQVMSSCAYAAGTASGIQHPTGCL